In Ignavibacteriales bacterium, the genomic stretch ATAATCCGGGTTCAAATTGGCGCATAGAAGGACATACTGATAACACTGGGTCTAATAAAACAAATAAGAAAATATCGCTTGCGCGCGCAAATGCTGTTCTTCAATATTTTCTTTCTAAAGGATTAGTTAAAAATCGATTTGAAGTTGTTGGATTGGGGAAAGATTTTCCAGTTGCTGAAAATAGAACAGAAGCCGGAAGAGCTAAAAATAGGAGAGTTGTAATTCTTAGAGTAAATTAACATTTATCATAAACAATAAATCTTATGAAAAAGCAAAAAGCAATTTTTACATTTTTACTTATTCTAAGTTCAACAATTATTTGCCAGGACCGATTTGAATTTATTGATTCAATTGACAAAGGATTACTTGAATACGAATTACATGGAAATGATAATTCCACCGGTGCTGCTGTTGAAGGAACAATAAAAAATGTAGGAACCGAAATCATCCAGGTTGAAGTAAATTTAGATAAACCACTTTTTCTTGAAAACAATTCAGTTGGACAGAATTTGATTTTATTCCAGATTTATTATTCAAATGGAAAATATTTGCGGGATGAATTTACCACGTACCTTGAATTTAAACCTGATACGGTTTATAACATTGTTGGTAACGTGTTGTGTAATAATTTTGAAAAGCCAAATCCAGTTGAAACAGAAAAATTCACTGTTAAGCCGCTCTCAGATTCTTTAAAGGCATATGATTTCATAATAAAAATGAAAAACCCGATTATTAAGCGTGAATGTAAAATGAAACAAGCACAATGCGCTTTGTGGTACATTCAGGGTGAAAGTTTAGAAAAGATAAACACAAAATTTGAAATTGAATTAGATGAGTTGGAAGAAGTACGTGAATTGATTGATAAGTAAACGTACTTTTACTTTTAGGTAAAGTAAAGCAGTTGTATTAAAAAGTGTTGATAGTCTCACTCTTTTTAGTATATCCAAGAAATATTATCGGATTTTATTGCGGTGATTAAAACTATCGAATTGGCATTTGGGTAATAATTACCAGTAAACTTTTCTTTCTATATCATCGATAATCTTTTGAGGGTGTTAAAAAGCAATAATTTTCAACTATTTTAATCGCATAATATTTGTTATAAATCTATTGGTAAAAATATTTTAAAAACTACAAAAAGAATATGAATACAGGGCAATTATTATTAACGGTTGGTGGTATGTTTCTTTTAGCCATGGTTATTTTAAGGGTTAATAATAATTTTTTATTAACAAATAAGATCATGCTGAATACAAAATTTGGAGTTCTGGCAGTTTCTCTCGGAACTTCAGTTGTAGAAGAAGCAAGTGGTAAAAAATTTGATGCAGCCACAGATACTACTTCTATTTCCGATATGAACCTTTTAACTTCTCCAGGTAGCCTTGGACCAAAAAGCGGGGAAGTATATCCTAACTTTAGTGATTTTGATGATTTTAATGGATTTACCAAAGTCGATAGTACAATGCCCTCAGCTATTTTTTATATTAAATGTAGGGTTTGCTATGTAGAGCCAAATACTACTTCGGGCAAAATAGTTGAGGTTAATAAAAGAACATGGCATAAAAAAATTGAAGTTCGGGTAACCAGTCCATCAATGGTAGATGCCAGGGGAATAAAAGATACAGTAAAACTTTCTTCAATTTATAGTTATTGGTTTGCAAGATAAGAGGCGAATATGGGCTTTTCTACGTTAATTGATTTACTTGGTTCTATTGTTGTTGGCGGATTACTTTTTTTGATTTTGTTACGAATGAATGATACCGCCACTGCCAATACCTACGTTTATGGTGGGGAATTGCTTGTACAAAAAAATCTGGTTGCTGTTGTTCAATTGATACAATATGATTTCCGGAAAATAGGATATTGTGCAAATCAATCTCAAATAGATCCGATTAGATCAATACTACAAGCAGATTCAACAAGTATTAAATTTGTAACTGATCTTGCATCACCCGGACATAATTTTGGTGATGGCATTATGGATACGTTGAGATATTATTTAGGTCCTACCAGCGAACTAACTGGTACTCCCAATCCATATGACAGGAAACTTTACCGAGTGGTTAATTCTGAAACAGCTCGAAGTTCCAATTTAGGAATCACGCATTTTTATATTACTTACTTCAATTCATTAGGTGATTCAATTCCATGTCCAATTGCAAGCCCTGGTGAAATTCAGACAATGCAAATTGATTTGAAGATAGAGAATACCGCTGTATATAATCAAAGGAATGTATACGAAAGAGATAGACACGAAAGCCAATATACCAGTGCTTTCTGGCGGCAAATAAGATTAGCAGCAAGAAATTTACGAAACAGATAGGAGTAAAAAATGGGCGGCAAAGCAAGTTTATATATGGTTTTGGGGTTCAGTTTAATCTTTATGATAGTTGGGTATAATTTCAGCTCTTTAACCAGAAGGGCTGTTAATAATGAGTTTAACTATTATAATGAAACTATGGCTCACGATATTACAGTGAGCGGTGCAAATATGGCTTCAAATCAAATCTTTATGGATAAAACCTGGGATGATGGATATTCCAACCTTAGTTTTAATGGAGGGACTATAAATGTTGCAGTAAGCAGTTATGCAATCAATAAAGTTAAAGTCTTTGCTATTGGTACATACGGGAACGCCAGCGATACAATTCAAATTTTACTTCAGCCAAGCAGCTTTGCAAAGTTTGCGTACTACATGAACATTTTTCCGGGCAATTTATTTTTCTATACCGGGGATACTGTTTCCGGTCCGTTTCATACTCAACAAAAACTTTCTGTTAAAGGAAGACCCGTATTTTATGGTAAGGCATCAGCAAAAAACGGATTGCAATTAGTAAACAATAATCCCAAAACTAATCCTGAGTTTAATGGTGGATTCGAAAGTGGAATTGATATTCCTTTAGTAACCGATTTTAATACAACAAAAACTGCTGCCCAAGCCGGCGGAGCTGTTATTAAAAACAATAGTGGTGGTAAAATAGATGTTAAAATGACCTTTAATGCAGACGGGACTATGACCTTTAAAAAATCAACAAACAGCGGCAGTTCGTGGAGTGCTGATACAACTGTAAATTTAGCAACGTTTGCACCAAACGGAGTTATTTTTGTTGATAAGGGTAATGCTTATATCCAGGGTGTAGTAAACGGACAATATACAGTTGCAGTGGATCAATCATCTGGTTCTGGATCCGGAAATGTTTATTTAGAGGGCGACATTACTTACCATAATCCTCTTGTATACAATCCTGTTACGCATCTTTATGATGTTCAGGGGAATGACATGCTTGGTATTGTTGCTTCTAACAATGTACAAATTGTAGATAATGCAGCTAACAGAAGCAATATTAATATACACGCATCCATTCTTTCAATGAAAGGTGGATTGGGCTTAACTAATAATAATATGCCAGCAAGCGGGTCTATCAAATTAGTTGGTGGATTAATTGAATATCAATCGCAGATTACCGGGACAATAAATGGTTCTGGCACATTAACAAATGGGTACAATGAAAAAATTTATTTCGATCAGAGATTTAAAGATTCTGCTCCGCCATATTTTCCTACAACAGGTAAGTTAGAGGTTATTGCTTGGTATGAATCCACCTGGGTGCCAGATCCAAAAGATGACTGGAAATAGGATTTTATTTGCACAATAAATTTTTTAGAGCATCATTTAAATTGTTGTACTTAAATTGATAGCCATTTTGTAATAATTTTTGCGGTATAACTTTTTGTCCTGTTGTTATTAATTTTGATGCTTCACCAAAAAATATTTTAAATACAAATTCCGGAATATTTAAATAAGCAGGGCGATGTATTGCTTCACCAATCATTCGTGAAAATTCCTTCATTGTAACAAAATTTGGCGCCACTGCATTTACTGGTCCGGAAAAATTTTCATCGTCAAGGCACTTCAGATAAATGTTAACCAAATCTTTAATATGAATCCAGGAAATCCACTGTTTACCGCTGCCTAAAGGACCACCAATAAATAATTGATACGGCAAAATCATTTTTGCAAGTGCTCCTTCATTTTTTCCAAATACAAGACCGGTGCGAATGTTTACTCTTCTTATTCCAAAATTTTCCACTCGGGCTGCCGCTTCCTCCCATTTTTTACAAACATCAGCTAAAAAATCTGTTCCCCCTGGACTTTCTTCTGTAAATATATTTGAATCTGATGCGCCATAATATCCAATAGCGGAAGCGCATATTAAAACTTCTGGTCTATTTTCTACTTTACCAATTGCAGTTACCAATTCTTGTGTGCTTCTAATTCTACTTTCAATTATTTCCGCTTTTATATTTTTAGTCCATCTTCTACCACCAATTGCAGCGCCAGCTAAATGAATTATTGCGCCTTTGCCATCAATTATTTTTTCCCAATTGATCGGTTTTAAATAGTCCCATTCAATATAAGCAACTGCATCTGGGAGTATCTTTTTAGCTGCCGCCGGATTACGAACAAAGACTGTTATTTCATCACCGCGTATTTTTAATTCATTAAAAAGATATTTTCCGACTAATCCCGTAGCACCGGTAAGAATAACTTTCTTTTGCATTTAATCGCTCACTGGTTATCAACAACTAAATTAAAATAAAATTTATTCCAATAAAAGATTAGAAACCTTGAAAGTTTAAATAAACATTAGATAAATTTGTGCAGGAAAATTTCACATCAATTAAGGATAGTAATTGAAAACATTCATTGTACCTATTTTGTTCTTTATACTTTGCGGCGTCATTTTCCCACAGCAATTTCATTTGGAGGGAAAAGTATTTGGTGAAAAGAAAAGTAACCCGCTTAGTTTTGTAAATGTACGGGTATTAAATTCGATGTATGGCACAACCACAAACAGTGAAGGAAAATATCAGCTAAAACTAAAAGCCGGAAACTACAAATTGGTTGCTTCATTTATTGGATACATTTCTGATACAATATCGCTAAACGTGAACAAAAATTTTTCAGAAGTTGATTTCTATCTTAAACCGACTTCTCTTCACACTGAAGAAGTAGTTGTATTACCAGGAAAAAATCCTGCTCTTGAAATTATCCGGAAAGCAATTGAAAAGAAAAATTCCAGAATTGCAAAAATTAATAGCTATGAATTTCTGGCTTACACCAAAGGAGTAATCCGTTCAGATCAAGATATGAATGCTGGGGATAATTCCGTTTCACTTGGTTTGGGAAGAAGTTCAGACACATCCAAACTGAACATACAGGGAATATTAGAAAACCAGAGCCATGGATTTTTTAAGAAACCAGATTATTATAAAGAATTTATTATTGCCCAAAAGCAAAGTTCTAACTTTCCAGCGTCTGTTAATACACTTACCGGTGGAAGAATAATCCAAAACTTTTACAGCAACGATATAAAGTTTTTTAATCGCCCTCTAACCAGTCCACTGGCAGATAATGCGTTGAAGTATTATTACTATTACATTTACGATACGCTTGCCATCGATAAGGAAAAAGTTTTTCAAATTTATTTTGAGCCGGATTATAAAAGTGATCCCGGATTTACAGGATATCTTTTTATTACCGATAGCACATTTAACTTAATCAAGGTAGATGTTGAGTTAAACAGAGCAGCCAACGTAGGTGGAATTTTCGAAAAGGTAAATATCTTTCAACAGTTTGTACCTTATGGTGATGATATTTATATGCCGATAGATTACCGGCTTTTTATTAAGGCTAATGTTTTAGGATTGGTAAGAATTGGTTTAGAAGTAAATACAATTCTTTACGATTACAAAATTAACTCCGAAATAACAGACAACTTTTTTGATAAAGCAATTCTTACTGTGGAAACCGGCGCCGATAAAAAAGATTCCACTTATTGGAAGAATTCGTTAACAATTCCAACTACAGATGAAGAACTTAAAGCTTACAAAGCTATTGATAGCATCAAATCAATTCCAAAAAGTTTTTGGGATAATTTTCCCGGTAATTTGCTTAGCACACAAATAAATCTTAATGATAATTTTTCAATCAGTGGTCCGCTTTCATTTTACCATTTTAACCGGGTAGAAGGGCACGCTTTAGATTTTGGATTTTACTCCAGCCAGCTTTTTGATAAACGTTTTAATTCGAACCTGAATTTTAATTATGGCTTTTCTGATAAAAAATTTAAAACGGATTTAGCTGCATCATATCTTCTTGGAGATTACAGAACTTATAAACTTTCTTTTAACGCATTTAACAAGATGGCTGTACTTTTTCCAGAATCTGATGAATACAACGATCTGACTTCAACTGTGCTGGCATTATTCAGCAAATATGAATTCAGAAATTATTATTACACAAAAGGAATAGATTTTAAAATTTCCGGCGAGGTTTTTCCAATCTTGAATTTAGGACTTGGTTTTATCGCTCACAAAGATGATAGTGCTCAAGTTAATACTAATTATTCATTCTTTAGAAAAGATAAAAAGTGGAAAGACAACCAGAAAATTTATAATACAAACATCAATGCGGTAACTTTCAGTTTCGGTTTGGATTTCAGAAACTTTATTGAAGATGGTTACTTCCGCAGGAGAGTTTCCCAGGGGAATTCATATATTAAAATCGGTGGAGATGTTTTAATTAGCGATTCCAAAACTCTTAAGAGTGATATGGATTTTAAGAAATATTCTTTAACTATTGATGGAACGTTAAATACATTTAATTCAGCAAAATTTGTCTTCAAATATTTTACAAATTATTCTTATGGACCAGTTCCGTCTCAAATGATGTATGCCTTACCTGGCAATATTGATATCGTTTCTAAGAATTGGACATTTAGAACTGTTGGTGTTGGAGAATATTTTGGAGATAGGGTAACTACATTATTTATTGAGCATCAATTCGGAGATGAATTATTCAGACTTCTAAGGATCCCAACGATAGAGGATCTTGAACTTCAGCTTACTGGATTTTTTAACGTCGGGTGGATTGATGTTTCGTCTGAATCAAAAAATATTTTACCAAGCGTTAACAAATCGTTCATCAAACCGCTGATGGAAGCTGGATTTAGTATTGGACATGTTTTATTTCCGTTACGGCTGGAATTTACCTGGCGA encodes the following:
- a CDS encoding TIGR01777 family oxidoreductase; this translates as MQKKVILTGATGLVGKYLFNELKIRGDEITVFVRNPAAAKKILPDAVAYIEWDYLKPINWEKIIDGKGAIIHLAGAAIGGRRWTKNIKAEIIESRIRSTQELVTAIGKVENRPEVLICASAIGYYGASDSNIFTEESPGGTDFLADVCKKWEEAAARVENFGIRRVNIRTGLVFGKNEGALAKMILPYQLFIGGPLGSGKQWISWIHIKDLVNIYLKCLDDENFSGPVNAVAPNFVTMKEFSRMIGEAIHRPAYLNIPEFVFKIFFGEASKLITTGQKVIPQKLLQNGYQFKYNNLNDALKNLLCK
- a CDS encoding DUF5686 family protein; translated protein: MKTFIVPILFFILCGVIFPQQFHLEGKVFGEKKSNPLSFVNVRVLNSMYGTTTNSEGKYQLKLKAGNYKLVASFIGYISDTISLNVNKNFSEVDFYLKPTSLHTEEVVVLPGKNPALEIIRKAIEKKNSRIAKINSYEFLAYTKGVIRSDQDMNAGDNSVSLGLGRSSDTSKLNIQGILENQSHGFFKKPDYYKEFIIAQKQSSNFPASVNTLTGGRIIQNFYSNDIKFFNRPLTSPLADNALKYYYYYIYDTLAIDKEKVFQIYFEPDYKSDPGFTGYLFITDSTFNLIKVDVELNRAANVGGIFEKVNIFQQFVPYGDDIYMPIDYRLFIKANVLGLVRIGLEVNTILYDYKINSEITDNFFDKAILTVETGADKKDSTYWKNSLTIPTTDEELKAYKAIDSIKSIPKSFWDNFPGNLLSTQINLNDNFSISGPLSFYHFNRVEGHALDFGFYSSQLFDKRFNSNLNFNYGFSDKKFKTDLAASYLLGDYRTYKLSFNAFNKMAVLFPESDEYNDLTSTVLALFSKYEFRNYYYTKGIDFKISGEVFPILNLGLGFIAHKDDSAQVNTNYSFFRKDKKWKDNQKIYNTNINAVTFSFGLDFRNFIEDGYFRRRVSQGNSYIKIGGDVLISDSKTLKSDMDFKKYSLTIDGTLNTFNSAKFVFKYFTNYSYGPVPSQMMYALPGNIDIVSKNWTFRTVGVGEYFGDRVTTLFIEHQFGDELFRLLRIPTIEDLELQLTGFFNVGWIDVSSESKNILPSVNKSFIKPLMEAGFSIGHVLFPLRLEFTWRLNYTEKNKFVIGLNTFIF